One window from the genome of Coturnix japonica isolate 7356 chromosome 21, Coturnix japonica 2.1, whole genome shotgun sequence encodes:
- the GPR157 gene encoding G-protein coupled receptor 157 produces MPQPLPPTQLYAAERAAVLTSCVLSSLGSGLLVGTHALWPELRTRPRELLLYLSLADLLSALSYFYGVLKDFDGTSWDCVLQGALSTFSNTSSFFWTMAVALYLYLTIVRGSPTGSGLLCCFHVVSWGVPLAITIVAVALKKIGYDASNVSVGWCWVNLDAEDRVLWMLLTGKVWEILAYVTLPVLYILIKRHINKARAALSEYRPILSRAPALQPWTSTADKKLILIPVIFIILRIWSTVRFILTLCNSPAVQNSVLVVLHGIGNTFQGGANCIMFVLCTRVVRARLLSSICCCHHDDMGWPWRSSSSSRQHPDPAESLDVPDPERTKPLLSST; encoded by the exons ATGCCGCAGCCGCTGCCCCCCACGCAGCTGTACGCGGCGGAGCGGGCGGCGGTGCTGACTTCGTGCGTGTTGTCCTCGCTGGGCTCCGGGCTCCTGGTGGGCACCCACGCTTTGTGGCCGGAGCTTCGGACCCGTCCCCGGGAGCTCCTGCTCTACCTCTCCCTGGCCGATCTCCTGTCCGCCCTCTCTTATTTCTACGGGGTGCTGAAGGACTTCGACGGGACATCGTGGGACTGCGTGCTGCAGGGCGCCCTGTCCACCTTCTCCAACACCAGCTCGTTCTTCTGGACCATGGCCGTTGCCCTCTACCTCTATCTCACCATTGTGAGGGGCTCGCCCACCGGCTCGGgcttgctctgctgcttccatgTCGTGAG CTGGGGAGTCCCCCTTGCCATTACGATTGTGGCTGTGGCTCTGAAAAAGATTGGCTACGATGCCTCCAATGTTTCCGTGGGCTGGTGCTGGGTCAACTTGGATGCAGAGGATCGAGTGCTGTGGATGCTGCTGACGGGGAAAGTCTGGGAGATACTGGCCTATGTGACTTTGCCCGTGCTCTATATCCTGATCAAGAGGCACATCAATAAGGCG CGTGCAGCTCTCTCAGAGTATCGTCCCATCCTCTCAAGAGCACCTGCTCTTCAGCCATGGACTTCCACAGCAGACAAGAAGTTGATTCTCATCCCTGTCATCTTCATCATCCTCCGCATCTGGAGCACTGTGCGCTTCATTCTGACGCTCTGCAACTCCCCCGCAGTGCAGAATTCAGTCCTGGTTGTCCTGCAT GGAATTGGAAACACGTTTCAAGGAGGTGCCAACTGTATCATGTTTGTCCTCTGTACGCGTGTGGTCCGGGCTCGGCTGCTGTCCTCCATTTGCTGTTGTCACCATGATGACATGGGTTGGCCTTGGCGAAGCTCAAGCAGCAGCCGGCAGCACCCAGACCCTGCTGAGAGCCTGGACGTGCCAGACCCCGAGCGGACGAAGCCCCTGCTGTCCAGCACCTGA